The segment TTTTATCTCCTTCGGATACGTATGGTGGTTTTCCAGGGGCACTGCTGGTGTAAAAAGTTCCTATGAAAGGAGACCTTATGCTATGTGTATTTCCTGTGGATGGTTCTCCGGTTTTCTTTTTGGGGATATCTTCTGTTATTGGTAAACTATTCACTATTTGTGGTGTTCCAATATGAGAAACAGGAGATGGCATCACAGGTTGATACGCTGGTATTACTTCTTGTCTTGCAGTTTTTTTTGTTTTTATCCAACAATAAGTTGTTTGGATTTCTACTTCTTCTAAATCTTT is part of the Chitinophagaceae bacterium genome and harbors:
- the accB gene encoding acetyl-CoA carboxylase biotin carboxyl carrier protein, with the protein product MEEHTVKDTKIVLQESAKVEEIAYLIDLISKKDLEEVEIQTTYCWIKTKKTARQEVIPAYQPVMPSPVSHIGTPQIVNSLPITEDIPKKKTGEPSTGNTHSIRSPFIGTFYTSSAPGKPPYVSEGDKISAKQKVCTIEAMKTFNELESDVSGTIIKICVQNGTSVEFDQELFVVDVS